The Streptomyces lienomycini sequence GTCTCGGTGCCGGTGCCCACCCCCAGGACGACGGCGGTGACGAACCGTTCCGGCTCGCCGCGCTGTTCCGCGTACCCGTTGTGGCGGACCACCGCCGCCTCGAGGGAGTCCACGAGCGCGGTCACCGTCGGTTCGCGGTGAGCGGCCTCGCGGAACGCACCGACCACGTCGATCGCCATGCCGATGGCGGCGAGCCCCTTGCCCTGGACGTCGCCGATCAGCACCCGGGTGCCCCAGGGCGTGGCCGCCACGTCGTAGATGTCGCCCCCGACGAGTTTGTCCTGCTGCACCGGCTCGTACACGCCGTCCACGAGTACGTCGTCGGTGAGCAGCGGAAGCGGACGCAGGATCTGCCGCTGCATCGCGGCAGCGGTCGACCGCAGACGTACCAGAGCCCCCTCGCGAGTGGTGCGCAGCCAGGACCCGTAGACGGCCAGCGCGCCGAAGCCGAGGGCGAACAGGGCCAGGACCACCCGGTCGCCGAGCCGCTCCGCGGACAGCGCCACCGGCACGATGACGAGGACGCTCACCCAGGAGGAGACCAGCGCCGTCTGCCGCGGGGTGCACAGCGCGGCGGCGAACGCGGGGAGGAACACCAGCAGTCCCAGCAGCAGCACGGCCGTCCCGGTCGCCGCGCCCACGACGAGGGTCACCACCGTCGCCGCGACCGTCACCAGGACGACGGCACGCGTCGGGGGTGTGCGGATCGTGGCGCCGTCGTCGCGTTCCGCACCGCCCTCCGCGGGAACCGGCGCCGCACGCGACGAACCGAACATGCGAGCATCCTCCAGTGGCGGGGTGATCGGACGGTGCGAATGCCACATGCCGCGACAGACGGGCGGCCTCGATCATCCAATCTGCTTGACATACCGAACGCGGGGAGGCTTGCCGCACCTGGACCGGAGTGCCTCCGCCCGGGTGACCCCGCTCGGTGAAGCCTCGCCGCAGATGCGAGGCGGACGTCGTATGTCACTCCGCATGAGCCGGGCCTTGATTTCCTGACATGGCATGTGCGTTCGCGCGGACTGTCATGACGCCGATACGGCAGCCGGCCCCTGACCGAGACCGAAGAGGGAACCCGGCGGGAGTCCGGGACTGCCCCGCAGCGGTGAGCGGTCCCGGTTTCGGCAGCAACGGCTCGACCGGCGACCACAGTTCGTCCGACATGATCCACGGCCGCGGGCGGGTGTGGGCCCCGAAGCGCTCAGGCGGGGACGGTTTTGGCGAGGTGGACCACACCGGCGTCCGCTTCCACGCGAAGCGGAGCGTACCCCTGACTCTCGTAGAGGGCGAGGTTCCGGCTGCTGGCGGCGCCGGTGGACAGGACGATACGACGGCAGCCCTCCCCGGCGGACTCGGCCATGCGGAGCAGCCATCGGCCCAGACCGAGTCCGCGCAGGTCGGGGACGACGGCGAGCCGCCCCACGTGCAGCTCGGCTCCGCTGCGACGCGTCCGTACCATCCCGAGAAGCCGCCCGTCCCGCCACAGGCCCGTCGCCTGCCAGTCGGCCAGCCATGCGCGCACCTGGTGGGGCGACTCGTGCAGGGCCGGTATCGCCAGGGTGCTGTTGGCGACCGCCTCCTCGGCCCAACAGCAGCGCTGCAGCACCGTAACCTCCGGCGCGTCGTCCGGGGCGAGGCGCCGTGCGTACGAGCCCGCGACGGGTCCTGCCACCGCGCTCACGCGTCCGCGCTCGCGAAGCGGGGTCAGGGCCTGAGCGACCCGCACCAGTTCCGCGAGCAGCCCCTCGGCGGCGTCACCGAGGGGCGCCCCGGGTTGGAAGCGGTCCTCTCGCATCGCGTCCGCGATCCGGATCGCGACGGTGGAGCCCAGGGGGACGAGGCGAAGAGCGGTCATCACCTGCTTGGCGTGCTGGACCGCCCGGGTGCCCGCCGAGGTGTTGCCGTAGCTGACGAACCCGACCGGCTTCCAGGCCCACTCGGGGCCAAGGTAGTCGAGCGCGTTCTTCAGGGTCGCGGGCATCCCGTAGTTGTACTCCGGCGTCACGACGACGAAGCCGTCGGCCTCATCGACGATCGCGCTCCACCGGCGGGTGTGTTCGTGGTGGTAGACGCCGGTCGAGGGGTGCTCCTCCTCGTCCAGGAAGGGCAGTTGCAGATCACCGAGCGCCAGGGGCGCCAGGGTCGCATCCAGGGTGAGGGCGCTCGGTGCGAGCGTCCCGGTCAGCCAGTTGCCGACTGCCGGGCCGAGCGCGCCGGGACGCGTACTGCAGATCAGTACGAGAACGCGCGTTCTTTTCGTTGACATGGAAATGAAGCTAGCTGGTAAATTGATTACATGTCAACGAAAAGGTCGGATGCTGCTACCCGCTGGCTCGGTTCGGAAGAGGAGCACGCCTGGAGGGCATACCGCCGTATGGTGACCGTCGTGCAGGCCCGCACCGCGCAGGACCTGGCCGAACTCGGGTTGTCCGAGCCCGACTACGAGGTGCTCAGCACCCTGTCCGAGCGCGCCGACGGCACCGGCACCCTGCGTGAGCAGGCCGCCAAGATGGAGTGGTCCCGAAGCCGTTTGTCCCGCCACGCCACCCGCATGGAGGCACGTGGGCTCATCCGCCGTGCACCGGACCCGGCCGACGGCAGAGGTTGCTTCCTGGTTCTCACCGAGAGGGGACGGGATACTCTCCGGCAGGCCGCTCCCACTCATGTCGCATCAGTGCGGCGCCACTTCGTCGACCAGCTCGACCCCCAGGAGCTCGCGGTTCTCGGCCGCATCGCCGCCAAACTCGCCGGCCAACCGGAGGAATCCTTCTCGCAATCGGCCGGGGGGACTCCGTGAGCCGCGTCGGCGAGCTGCCGGCCACCGTGAAGACTCGGGCTGAGCGGCCGGGGCAGCCGGAAGGGTTGATCAGCCGCTGACCGTGCGCAGAAAGTGATCGGCGTCTTCCGGCTCGCCCAGTCGGCCCATCTCCAGCCAGGAACCGTCGGCGAACGCGAGCCGGAAGGTGGCGTACCCGCGCGGCTGACCCGCCTCACCCTCGATCCGTGCTTGGTCGAGGGTGAACTCCGTGACGGTCCGGAAATCGTCGGCCTTGGTCGGCGACAGCCGACGGCGAGGGGACGCTGCCACGCAGACGCGGTCGCGGGTCAGCATGACCAGGCGCTTGGGGCTGGGCGAGTGTCCGTACCAACGCAGCAGCAGCTGGCCCGCGGTCAGGTTCCAGTCCCCGTCGAAGACCCCGTTGGCCGGGTCCTGCCCGCGATCCCTCTCACGAGAGCGGCCACGGCCGGAACGCTGTGTGTCGGGTGGGCACGCCTGTCCGGTCTGACCGCCACGGCTCCGTCCCGACAGCCGTTGGTCAAGCCTGCGGCCGAGATGGTCAATCAAGATCATCGGTACGACCACGAAGAAGAACACCACAGCCCCGGCGTACAGCAACCAGTGGTGGCGCGATTTCAGGCGCCCTTTGCCTGCCGCACGGTGAACGTCCTTGGGCGGTGCGGGGATGGGCTTGTGGATCTCACACCAGACCAAGGCCACGGGTTCCTCGCCCAGGATCTTCCGCGCCCGCCGCTGCACCTTGCCCTTCGCCATGCCGGAGATCCTAGTGCCGGCCTTCTACCAGTGGGCGGTGAGCAGGCAGTTGGTGGCTGAAGCCCCTGTCCCTCGGCGAGACCGGCGGACGCCGCCGTCCGGGTTGCCGTTCGCGTCGAGCCGGTCGAGTGCAGCCGGGACCGCGACGGGTCCAGCGACCCGCGCCCACGGCGTCGACGAGAGGGAGGTGGCCGACCTCGCCGAGGTGAACCTGCCGTTCATGAACGAACCTCACCACCCGAGGCTCGGCCGCCGCACCCACCAGCACACGCGCGACTGGAGCGCCAAGGTCGCGAAGGCGGACGCCTTCGTGTTCGTGGTGCCGGAGTACAACTACGGCCACAACGCCGCACTCAAGAACGCGATCGACCACCTCAGGCGATCACCGGCTCAGGTCGCCCCGGCGACTGGCCGTGGCAGGGCGACGGCACAATGTCGTTGTGGATCCGACCAGCCAGATCATCGTCGCCTTGGATTGCGACAACCGTGCGGCCGCGGATGCCCTTGTCGAGCGGCTGGGTGACGAGTGCCGCCTCTACAAGGTCGGCTTGGAGCTGCTCACCGCAGCGGGGCCGGATGTCATCAAGGGTCTTGTCGCCCAGGGCAAGGAGGTCTTCCTGGACCTCAAGCTCTTCGAGATCCCGCATTCGGTTGCTGGGGCGGTTCGCGCCGCGGGGGCGCTGGGCGTGTCCATGATCACCGTGCATGGCATGGGCGGCAGCGGCATCATGTCCGCGGCAGTCGAGGCTGCCCGCGACTTCCCCGGAATGCGTGTCCTTGCTTTGACTGTGGTCACCAGCATGAACGACGCGGATCTCGCCGACATCGGTGTCGGCGATGCGGTGGACGAGCAGGTGCTCCGACTGGCCCGGTTGGCGCAGAGGGCCGGCTGCCACGGCGTGATCGCCTCGCCGCAGGACGTGGCGGCCTTGCGTGGCGTCCTTGGCCCCGATGCCTTGATCATCACTCCGGGCGTCACGCTGTCCGGACAGTCGCCGGCCGAGCACGCCCGTCCCGGCACACCGCGTGCGGCGATCACTGCCGGAGCCTCGCATGTCGTCGTCGGCCGCACAGTCACGCGAGCGGCGGATCCGGCGACCGCATTCCGTGCCGTCCGGACCAGTCTGGCTTCGTAGCAGACGTGCCCTGTCGGGTCAGGCCGGGGCGTCGGGGTGGCGGGCGACCTGATTGCGCCGGCGCGGGTAGCGGTGCGACTCGGTGACCGCAGTGAGAAGGGACACCGCGGTACCGCTCTTCATTCGAACACCCTTCCGTCTCTGGTGAATTGACGGAAAGGGCGCGTCCGGAGCACAACCAATCCCCACTGCCCGTGGTCACACCAGACAGGAGCAAACAACTCCTACGACCGCAAGGGGGAAATATGCGCATTGCACGCCCCGTCCTGTCCGCCACCGCCGTGGCGGCCCTGGCCCTGGGTACCGCGACGGCGCTCGCCGCGCCTGCGTCCGCCGCTCCCAACACCACGCCCGGGAAGGTCTGCGGCAGCGGCTACAAGACCGTCAACTCGGCCGCCGTCGGCTCGCTCGGCACCGTCTACCTCACCTACAACGCCTCCAACGGCAAGAACTGCGTCGCGACCATCCGCAGCACTCCGGGTACCGCGACGGACATGTACGCGTGGATCTACGTGCACGACACCGACGCGTACGACCAGGACTACGGGAGGTACACCTCGTACGCCGGTCCCACCTACGTCTACGGCAAGGCCCACTGCGTGGACTGGGGCGGCAGCATCGCCAACGTCAGCGTCCAGATCACGGGCTCCAACTGCGCCGCCCTCGCCGAACACCGGGTCACCACCGTCCGGTGACGCACCGCTGGTGACGGCCGCCGTCCGGCGGTGACCACCACCCGGCCTGCCGCGTCCGGCGACGCGGCAGGCCGCCTGCCGCCGGAGAGGCGCCGGAACCGGCGCTCGGCGGCCCCGGGGGGAGACGCTGGTGAAACAGCCGCACGAAGCGGTTCCACCGTGATGTGTCCGGCCTGCCGGTGACCTACGAGGACGACAACTCGGCTGTGTTCAGCTTCGGGAGCACCGTCATCGACCTGCTGCACGTCCCCCTCCCCGGCTCCGGCGGGCGGGTGCTGCGTTCGGCGTCGGTGGAGGCGGGTTGCACATGCCGTAACGGCATGTGGTCCAGTGGCTGGTGAGTGAGACGTCGAGAGGTCCTCATGCACCTTCCTGTGATTCCCCGCCGGGTCAAGATCGGCGATGCCGCCGCGTTCGCCGGGACGACCCCCCGGGCCATCCGCCACTACCACGCCATCGGGCTGCTTCCCGAGCCGGAGCGGGGCGCCGATGACCGCCGCCGCTACGGTTACGACGACATGATCCGCCTGCTGTGGATCCGCAAGATGGCAGACGTCGGAATCGCCCTGGAGGACATCCGCGCCACCTTCGAGCCCACCACCGGCATCGAGCAGTCCCTCGCCCGACTGGAGGAATCCCTGGCCGCTCAGGCAGCCGTCATCGAACGCCGGCGGGCCGCGGTGCGCAACTGGCGCGAGACCGGCAACCCCCTCGGCCTGCTCTCCCCCCTCGTCACCGGCCGCGTGCGCCAGCTGCCCCTCGGCGCCCTGCGGCGGTCGGATCTGGACACCCTCCTCGTCACTGAGCGCGTTCTCGGACCACTTGGCGCGGCCGTTCAGGCTGACCGGTTCATCGTCCTGGCCACCCACCCCGACCTGCGGGCCGAGGACGACCGCCTGACTGAGGCCGAGACCGCCCTCGACGACGGCGTCGACCCCGACGATCCCCGTGTGGAAGAGATCGCCGAGCAGTGGTGCGCCCACGAGCTCGCTGTGGAATCCGCCATCGAGGAGGCCGGACTCGACGAATCTCTGGACGAACTCGCGGCCCACCAGCATGATCAGCTGGCGGGCCCGGAGGACGGTGAAGCGACGATGAGCGCGCTCCGAGCCATCGGCAAGATGCCCTACGACGCTTCCCCCGCCCGCGTGCGGTGCATGGAACGCGCCGTAGAACTGCTCAATGAAGCGCTCCGAGCCTGATGGTGGCTCGATTCCCTGAGAGGATCGAGTCACGGCCCGTCCTGCGGGCCGAGACCGCCGGGCTGCGCCGGGCCGACGAGATCTTGTCCGAACGAGCGGTGGGTCGCCGACTTCACCCAGGTCGCCACCTGGTCCGGCATCGTCTTCGCCCGCCTGCGCCACGACCCGCGCACCCAGGCGCATGACGAACGCCGCACCCAGCAGGGCAAAATCGCCCTGAAGTCATCCGACGCCTCAAGCGGTATACCGTCCGCGAGGTCCTCAACCTGGGCAGATCGGTTTCCGGCCCCCTTCGTTGCGGGGGTGTCCGTGGGACATGAGAGGGTCGGGGAGTGAGCGAGACACCACCGAACACCCTGCAATACCGCTTCGACGGACCAGAAGACGCTCCGGTTCTGATCCTGGGCCCCTCCCTGGGCACCACCTGGCACATGTGGGACCGGCAGGTGCCGGAACTGGCTCAGCAGTGGCGGATCTTCCGTTTCGACCTGCCCGGACACGGAGGCGCCCCCGCCCACCCGGCGGGCTCCGTCGCCGAGCTCACCACGCGTCTGCTGGCCACCCTCGACGGACTCGGCGTGCAGCGCTTCGGGTACGCGGGCTGCGCGTTCGGCGGCGCCGTCGGCATCGAACTGGCGTTGCGTCACCCCGAACGCCTCGCCTCCCTCGCGCTGATCGCCGCCTCGCCCCGGTTCGGGACGGCCGACGAGTTCCGCCAGCGCGGCGTGATCGTGCGCACCAACGGGCTCGACCCCATCGCCCGCAGTTCGCCGGAGCGCTGGTTCACCGGCGGGTACGCCGCCGCCCAGCCCGCGATCACCGAGTGGGCCGTGCAGATGGTGCGGACCACCGACCCCGGCTGCTACATCTCCGCCTGCGAGGCCCTCGCCGCGTTCGACGTCCGCGGCGAACTCGGCCGGGTGGGCGTCCCGACGCTGGTCCTCGTCGGCTCCGACGACCAGGTCACCGGCCCCGCCGAAGCCCGGACCCTGGTCGCCGGCATTCCCGACGCCCGGCTCGCGGTCGTGCCCGGCGCCTCGCACCTGGTTCCGGTCGAGCAGCCCGCCGCCGTCACCGACCTGCTGGTGCGGCACTTCACCACGGCCTGGCAGACCGCCCCCGACGCGACCGCCACCGGCCAGCTCCCCGTCCCGGCCCACCCCACCGCGGCCCCCGTCCCGGTCGCCGGGCACTCCGCCGCCCCCGTACAGCCGGCTCTCGCGCCGCCGCCGCAGACCGCGCCCATCGCCGAGATCGCCCCGGCCGCCGTGCCGCCACAGGCGCAGGTGCGGCCCGACCCGTACGACGCGGGGCTCAAGGTCCGCCGCGAGGTGCTCGGCGACGCCCACGTCGACCAGGCACTCGCGCAGTCGGACGATTTCTCGGGCGACTTCCAGGAGTTCCTCACCCGGTACGCGTGGGGCGAGATCTGGGACCGGCCGGGCCTGGACCGGAGGTCCCGCAGCTGTGTCACGCTCACCGCCCTCGTCGCCGGCGGCCACCAGGACGAGCTCGCGCCCCACCTGAGGGCCGCTCTGCGCAACGGCCTCACCCCGGCCGAGATCAAGGAAGTGCTGCTCCAGGCCGCCGTCTACTGCGGCATGCCGGCCGCGGACCGCGCCTTCCGCGTCGCGCAGCAGGTCATCCGCGAGGAGACGACACCACCGGAGTGAGCCCTGCGGGCCGGGAGCGGGCGGGCGGCGGCAGGATGGGCCCATGAAGCTCACCAAGAAGTCGCACTCCTGTGTCCGCCTCGCCAACGACGACGGGCGGACGCTCGTCCTGGATCCCGGCGGGTTCAGCGAGGAGGACGCCGCGCTCGGCGCGGACGCGATCCTCGTCACCCACGAGCACCCGGACCACTTCGACGAGCTGCGGCTGCGCGCCGCGATGGAGGACAACCCGGCCGCCGAGATCTGGACGGCGAAGTCCGTGGCGGAGAAGATCTCGGCGGCGTTTCCGGGCCGCGTCCACACCGTCGGCCACGGCGACACCTTCACCGCCGCCGGATTCGACGTACAGGTCCACGGGGAACTGCACGCCGTGATCCACCCCGACATCCCGCGCGTCACCAACATCGGCTTCCTCGTGGACGGCGGGAAGGTCTTCCACCCCGGAGACGCCCTCACCGTGCCCGACCACCCGGTCGAGACGCTGATGCTGCCGGTCATGGCCCCCTGGAACAAGATCTCCGAGGTCATCGACTACGTCCGCGAGGTCCGGCCGCAGCGGGCCTACGACATCCACGACGCGCTCCTCACCGACCTCGCCCGCCCGATCTACGACCGCCAGATCGGCGAACTGGGCGGCGCCGAGCACCTCCGGCTGACCCCGGGCGGCTCCGCCCGGGTGTGAGCCCCACCACCGTGCCGCACGGAGCCGCACGGAGCCGCACGGATCCGCAAGGAGCCGGAAGGGGGTGGTGGGCCCCGGGCGGGGCCGGGTTGTCAGTCCCGCCCGGTAGGTTGTGGGACATGCGCATCGCGACCTGGAACGTGAACTCGATCACCGCCCGCCTCCCGAGGCTCCTCGCCTGGCTGGAGAGCAGCGGTACCGACGTGCTGTGCCTCCAGGAGGCCAAGGTCGCCGAGGCGCAGTTCCCCTTCGACGAGCTGCGCGAGGCGGGCTACGAGGCGGCCGTCCACGCCACCGGCCGGTGGAACGGGGTGGCGGTGCTCTCGCGCGTCGGCCTCGCGGACGTGGTCAAGGGCCTGCCCGGCGACCCCGGCTACGAGGGCGTCCAGGAACCGCGCGCGGTCTCCGCCACCTGCGGCCCGGTCCGCGTCTGGTCGGTGTACGTGCCCAACGGCCGCGAGGTCGAGCACCCGCACTACGCCTACAAGCTCCAGTGGTTCGAGGCGCTGCGCGCCGCCGTCGAGAGCGACGCCTCCGGCGACCGCCCCTTCGCCGTGATGGGCGACTACAACGTCGCGCCGACCGACGACGACGTGTACGACCGCGCCGCCTTCGAGGGCTCCACCCACGTCACCCCCGCCGAGCGCGCCGCCCTCGCCTCCCTGCGCGGCGCCGGACTGTCCGACGTGGTCCCGCGCCCGCTGAAGTACGACCACCCCTACACGTACTGGGACTACCGCCAGCTCTGCTTCCCCAAGAACCGCGGCATGCGCATCGACCTGGTCTACGGCAACGCGCCCTTCGCGAAGGCGGTCACCGACTCCTACGTCGACCGCGAGGAGCGCAAGGGCAAGGGCGCCTCGGACCACGCGCCGGTCGTGGTGGACCTGGACCTGTAGCCGGTTCGCGCCGCCCGCGCACCTCCGCGCGCCCTGTGGTGCACATGGCGGTACGAATGACAGTGTGGAGGTATGAACTTCCCCTTCCTGGGCAAGCGGCGCGAAGATCCACGAGCGCACGACGCGGAGGGCATCGGCGAACTGCTCGCCGACTGTGACCTGCTGCGCTCCCAGGCGCTGCGGGAGGGGGTCCGGCTCGACGACTCCGCGCTCTCACTGGAGCAGTTGGACCAGGTGCTGCCGCGCTGGCGCGGCGACGAGGAGATCCTGACCTGGCTCGGCAACGACGCGGGCCTGTACCTCGGCACCGTGATCGTGCGCACCGTGCCCGGCGCCGTATGGACCATCCGGTCCGACGGCCAGCCCGTCGTCCGGCTCGCCTCCGGCCGGGAGTTCGACGTGGTGGCCAACGGTCACGCGTGGGCGGAGGGCGGCGTGCCCGAACTCTCGCAGCTGTACGGCGAGGTCGCCGAGACGTGAGCCGAGACCGGGCGCGTTAAATAGGGGTAATGCCCGAAAGATGCGTGTCGATGGCGTGTGTGGCGTTTGTGCCTATACCGTGCCGTGTCGGAGTGGACACGAACGCACGGGGGCCTACGCAGGGTGCAGCCGGAGATCACTGCTCGCGGGCGAGGAGAAGGTCAGCTGCACACCGATGAGCGGCCTCGTCGAGGGCGGGCACCCGGGTGCCGCCGCCGGTCTCTCCGGCCCCCTTGACGGCCTCCACTCCTCCGCTAAGGTCTAGACCTGCAAGCGCAGGTCTAGACCTGCGGTGCGGGTGTTGCCTCATCGGCAACGTCGTACGTACGCCGGGGCAGGCTGGTTCGACGTGTACCGAAGGGATCCGTGATGTCATGCGCATGAAGAGACGAGTAGCGGCAGCCGTGGGGGCGCTGGTCGCCCCTGTGGTGGCCCTGAGCCTGCCGGCACCCACGGCGAGCGCCCACGGCTGGGTGGTCTCGCCGGGCAGCCGACAGGACCAGTGCGCCAACCGCGTGGTGCAGTGCGGTCAGATCAAGTGGGAACCGGCCAGCGTGGAGGGCCCCAAGGGGCTGCGCAACTGCAGTGGCGGGGACCCCCGGTGGGCCGACCTGGACGACGACGCCAAGGGGTGGCGGGTCACGCCGATCGGCACCAACCACACCTTCACCTGGACCATCGAGGCGCGGCACGCCACCAGCAACTGGCAGTACTTCATCGGCGACCGGAAGATCGCCCAGTTCGACGGCCGCGGCGCCCTGCCGCCCGCCTCGGTCAGCCACCAGCTGGACTTCAGCGGGTTCAGCGGGCGGCAGAAGGTGCTCGCGGTCTGGAACATCGCGGACACCGCCAACGCCTTCTACGCCTGCATCGACGTCAGCATCGGCGGCGGGGGCGACGACGGCGGGGGCGACGACGGAGGTGGGGGCGACGGCGGCGGTGGTGACGGCGGCGGCGATCAGCCGGGCGACTGCGCCGCGGGAGCCTGGAGCGCGGGGAGTGTCTACGACGGCGGAGAGACCGTCTCCCACGCGGGACACACCTGGCGTGCCAAGTGGTGGGTGACGGGCGAAGAGCCCGGTACCACCGGCGAATGGGGTGTCTGGGAGGACCTCGGCGCCTGCTAGACCGGCGCACCCCGCCATCGCGCCACCCGAGCACGACGCGACCGGTCGGCGCACGCCCCGCACGCACCGTGCGGAGCGTGCGCCGGCCCACGCGCGCTTCGGCCCGGTTCTCAGAGCGCTCTGAAACCGCGCCGTTAGCGTCCGGCCCGTGGTGCGCGACCAACCGGTCGTCGCCCCGCCCCGCGCCGCAACGGGCCCCGCGAAGGAGCGCCATGACCGAACAGTTCCCCGGTGCAGTCCTCGACCTGCTCGACGCGGCGGGCGACCGCACCGTCTTCGAGTACCGGGGCCGCGAGGTGAGCGGACGGCACCTGCTCGGCATGACCCGGCGTGTCGCCGCGGCTCTGCGGCAGCGCGGGGTCGGACCCGGGCACGCCGTCGCCCTGCTGCTCGGCGTCGGTCCGGAGGCCCTGGCCGCCGTCGTCGCCGCGTACACGGTCGGAGCCCGCGTCGTCGGGGTGCGGCCCGGACTGACGGACCACCAGCGTGCCGCCCTCCTGCGCGACGCCGGCGTCGACGTCACCGTCACGGACCGGCCCGGCGAGGCGGGCCCGGCGGACGCCGGGACGGCCGAGAGGAACGTGCTGTCGCTCGACGGGCTGCTGGCGGCGTCCGACGACGGTCGGCGGCCCCGCGTCTCCGCGCGGCCGCGGGACGTGGCCCGGCTCATCCACACCAGCGGCAGCACCGGCGTTCCCAAGGCGTGCGCCCAGACGTACGGGGCGATGACGGCGGCCTGGACGCTGCGCCCGGAGGACTGGCCGCCGGCGGTCCGGGAGCTGGCCGGCCGGATGGACAGGTTCCTGGTCTTCGGCACTCTGGCCAGCCAGGTCATGCTCGAGTACGGGCTGCTCACCCTCGCCGCGGGCGGCGTCCTGGTCGCCGCCGACCCGCCGGACCTCCCCGGGGCCCTCGCGCGCCACCGGGCGACGGCGAGCGTCATCACGGTCGGGCGGCTCAACCGGCTCGTGACGGCCCTGCGTTCCGCGCCCGCCGACCTCGGTGACCTGCGCGCGCTCATGGTCTCCGGCTCACCGCTCGAACCGGACCGGGCCCGGGAGGCCGCGCAGGTGCTCGGCCCGGTCGTCTTCCACGGGTACGGGCAGACCGAGACCGGCATGATCTCCATGGCCACGCCCGCCGACCCGCCCGGCTCGCTCGGCGTGCCGCCCGTGGACCTGGAGGTCCGGGGCCCCTCCGGCCGCCCCGTGCCGGCCGGCACCGAGGGGGAGATCTTCGTCCGTACGCCCTCGCAGGGGTGCGGCTACTGGGGTCGCCCCGAACTCGGCGGCGAGGTGTTCGTGGACGGCTGGGTCCGCACGCGCGACCTCGGCAGCCTCGACGCCCAGGGACGACTGTGGCTCTCCGGACGGACCCGGGACGTGGTCATCGTCGACGCCAACGTGTACTACACCGGCCCCGTGGAGCGACTGCTCGCCCGCCACCCGTCGGTGGCCGAGGCCCACGTCGTCGCGGTGCCCGACGACGCCACGGGCGAGGCCGTGCACGCCTTCGTCGTCCCCGCGCCCGGACGCGTACCCGTCCTCGACGAGCTGCGCGCCCTGGTGGCGGCGCGACTCGGGGAGGCCTGCGCGCCGACCCGCCTCACCCTCATCGACGAGGTACCGCTCACCGCGGCCGGAAAGCCGGACAAGCGGCGGCTGACGCGGTCGACCTG is a genomic window containing:
- a CDS encoding DUF6278 family protein, giving the protein MNFPFLGKRREDPRAHDAEGIGELLADCDLLRSQALREGVRLDDSALSLEQLDQVLPRWRGDEEILTWLGNDAGLYLGTVIVRTVPGAVWTIRSDGQPVVRLASGREFDVVANGHAWAEGGVPELSQLYGEVAET
- a CDS encoding class I adenylate-forming enzyme family protein — translated: MTEQFPGAVLDLLDAAGDRTVFEYRGREVSGRHLLGMTRRVAAALRQRGVGPGHAVALLLGVGPEALAAVVAAYTVGARVVGVRPGLTDHQRAALLRDAGVDVTVTDRPGEAGPADAGTAERNVLSLDGLLAASDDGRRPRVSARPRDVARLIHTSGSTGVPKACAQTYGAMTAAWTLRPEDWPPAVRELAGRMDRFLVFGTLASQVMLEYGLLTLAAGGVLVAADPPDLPGALARHRATASVITVGRLNRLVTALRSAPADLGDLRALMVSGSPLEPDRAREAAQVLGPVVFHGYGQTETGMISMATPADPPGSLGVPPVDLEVRGPSGRPVPAGTEGEIFVRTPSQGCGYWGRPELGGEVFVDGWVRTRDLGSLDAQGRLWLSGRTRDVVIVDANVYYTGPVERLLARHPSVAEAHVVAVPDDATGEAVHAFVVPAPGRVPVLDELRALVAARLGEACAPTRLTLIDEVPLTAAGKPDKRRLTRST
- a CDS encoding lytic polysaccharide monooxygenase, translated to MRMKRRVAAAVGALVAPVVALSLPAPTASAHGWVVSPGSRQDQCANRVVQCGQIKWEPASVEGPKGLRNCSGGDPRWADLDDDAKGWRVTPIGTNHTFTWTIEARHATSNWQYFIGDRKIAQFDGRGALPPASVSHQLDFSGFSGRQKVLAVWNIADTANAFYACIDVSIGGGGDDGGGDDGGGGDGGGGDGGGDQPGDCAAGAWSAGSVYDGGETVSHAGHTWRAKWWVTGEEPGTTGEWGVWEDLGAC
- a CDS encoding exodeoxyribonuclease III gives rise to the protein MRIATWNVNSITARLPRLLAWLESSGTDVLCLQEAKVAEAQFPFDELREAGYEAAVHATGRWNGVAVLSRVGLADVVKGLPGDPGYEGVQEPRAVSATCGPVRVWSVYVPNGREVEHPHYAYKLQWFEALRAAVESDASGDRPFAVMGDYNVAPTDDDVYDRAAFEGSTHVTPAERAALASLRGAGLSDVVPRPLKYDHPYTYWDYRQLCFPKNRGMRIDLVYGNAPFAKAVTDSYVDREERKGKGASDHAPVVVDLDL